Below is a genomic region from Pan troglodytes isolate AG18354 chromosome X, NHGRI_mPanTro3-v2.0_pri, whole genome shotgun sequence.
CCAGTGCCACGGAGCGAATTTATTGTGAAAGCTCGTGGGGTGAGGAGGGGATGGGGCAGGCTCTAGGAGGCTGAGTCGGAGGCCTCTGAGCTGTCCTTGACATCTGTGCTCTCTGTGGTCTCGCTGACCTCGCTGAGGTCCTTGCTGTCCCCACCACTATCCTCGGCAGCCAGGCCCTTCTCCTCGCGACAGGCCTCTCCTGAGCTCGGAGGTGAATTGCCTTTGCTCTCCACCTTGTTCTCGATGGCACCCAGCACCACGTGCCTGCCCTTCTCTTTCAGCTCCAGGTGCCGCCTCAGCTGCCACCAGGAACCCAGGGAGAAGCGGGGGCAAAGAGACAGGGCCTAAGTTTCCAGACAAAGGGAGCCTGGCCCTGTCGCTGGCTGAGGAGAGGGGCATAGTGAGGCAGCAGGGCTAGGCAGGACACGCGGGACTAAGTGGGGACACCTGGCTGGAGCCCCAGTCCACCGCTACCTGGGCTTACCGACTACCATGGAGGCCCCCACGACAGAGCGCTGCCCCTTGACCAGCCCTGCCACCCGAGGAGCCTTGGGCAGAACCCTGACTCAGAACTACCTTTGAGCAGGCAGGCCACCCACTGGTCCCCAGACCTCCCCACTTCCCTTCTAAaagcctcctccctctgcctctcccatCACCCTCCAGGCTGCTAGGCAGACGGCGTCCTCTAAAGCCCAGCCTAGGAAACTGAGGTCGTGACTCCTGGCAACGTAGCCACAAGAGCTGGCATCCAAAGTCGGTCTCGCCTGCAGCCACTGTCTCGGGGCTCCTGAGTGCCGCCCCCGCTCGCCTTGCTTGGCTTCATGCAGGCGCTTACCTCGTCGGCCATCTGAGTGAGGTCCCGCTTCATGGCATAGGCATCCTCCCCATCTGCATAGTATTTGGGCTCCACTTCACTGATCCTGGGGGCAGAGGGTAGAGAGCAAGGAGGAAGACCCGTATCCCGGGGACACCCTCCTCCACTCCTGGTATCGTGGCTACTGGAGCAAGGTGCCATGTTTTCTCCCTGAAGGCTCCATCCTGAGACAACAAGTCCAGTGTGACCTGCCCTCTGTTCTCTCCAGCAAAGGCTCCAGGACACAGCGGCCCGCCCCACCCGTCCTGCCCCCGTTCTGTGTCCTTAGCCTGGATACTAAGGATCCATTTCTGTGGTTTCTTGTGAGCTGAAGCCCTGAATTcagccttccccttccctccctgccctgcGCCCTGTCCCTTACTGAGCTGCCTCACAACAGCCATCAGAACCCAGGAAAGATGGTGAGCCCTGTTTAGGGGAGTCATCCCTAGGCAGCACGGCCCTGCCTGAGCAGCTCTGGGGCCGTGACTACACTGGGGAGGTGTGTGTGCAGACTCGCGTGGCCATGTCCCTGGAAGGGGAGCTGGACTCAATGGCCTAGGCTGGCCCTGCCAGGCCTAAGACATGAGGATTGCTGACTTAGCTATAAAGCAATTCCCACCAGACATCATCATCTGGGTCACAGATCCCTCTTGCCAGCATCCAGCCCAGAGGCCACCgcccttcccaacagtccctcttCTTCATCCCCTACCAAACAGGGGCTGAGTGCAGTTAGTGTCCCTCCACAGGCAGCCCACCCCAGCTTCACTTGCAAGCACTTTTTTCCACTGTCTACTGGGCATGCCAACTGCCAGGTTCTCTCTAGTGTGCTAGGCACACGGGGCCTCCTGGTCCTCAGGCAGACCTCCCCCATCCACTAGGCTGCCTGGCCACTGGCCCTTCCTTCCTGAATGTGCATTCTCCTTGATTCTGCTCTCTCTTGGATTCTTCTAGGTGCTTGGTCATGCTTGAGTCCTGCTCCTCAGCATCTGCTCACGCCAGGGACCCACACCTCTCTATTCCCAAACATTACTAAACAGCCCGTGTGCCCTTCGCCAGCCTCAGCCATCATGGGCCAGAGCTCCTCCATCACAACACACGGAGCACGTTTCAGCAGGCAGGTGCTGTCTCCATGCCGGCTTTTCAACCATCAGCCGCCGAGTGAATGTGGAGGTATCCTGGCAGTGCTGGGGTCCACAGCCTCTTCCCCACAGCCGGCCCACCCCCGACCTGGAAGGCAACTCAGCCGGTCTCAGGTGCCCTGATGGGCCAGACCTGGGATCAACCCCAGCCCATTAGAAAAATCGAGATCTACTTACTGAAAGTTGAGGGTGTTGGAATAGAGGTGCAGGGCGGCCCGGTTACTGCAGGGGAACAAGGCACTGCTGAGCTGCACGGATTTGGCCAGGGAGGGGTAGCACGTCCAGGTCTTGCCCCTCCTCCTGGTCCCTCCTTCCCCCCAGTCCCACTTCCTGGATCTTCACCAAAAGCTGAGGTACCCCAGGACCCCCGTCAAGGCAGTATCTCTCCCCCTCAATCCCCCTTCCCTCAGCCCGGCTTCCACCTCTTCCTGACATGCAGGGAGACGTATTTGGCATTGAAGTTCTCTATCATGGCTCGAGAGGCCTGGTCCATCAGTTTCTGAGCCAGACCAAGGCGCCGGTGGGAACGCTTCACAGCCTGGTGGGAGAAGAGCAGAGATGGGGTGAGGGACTGGGACCTTGAGGGCTGCCCCAACTAAGCCCCACTTCCACCCCCACCAGAGAGCCTGGGTGGACCTTACATACCAATGAGGTGATATGTCCATGGGGCACATCATCTGGGTCCTCTTccctggagagggagaaaggagaggctACAAAGGAGCTCAGCGTAGGCACAGCCACCTCCACCCCCCCTGCCATTTGTAGAGTGGACATGCACTACAGCCCCCTAAGACCCCAGCTGGGGGAGAGCCGGGAGCCTCTTGGATCAGAGCAGCCGATCCTGCCACCCTCTGCTGCCTGAAACCCCATGCCTGCCGGGTGTGGggcacacgcctatagttccagctacttggcaggccggggcaagaggactgcttgagcccaggagttcgagaccagcctggacaacacttttttttgtctctacaaaaaaaaaatcaaaaaattagctggatgtggtggcgcatgcctgtggtcccagctacttggtaggcagacatgagaggatcacttgagcctgggaggttgaggctgcagtgagccatgatcatgccactgcactccagcctgggcaacagagcgagaccctgtctcaaaaaataaaaaaagaaatgagctgtcaaCCCACGCAAAGACAAGGCAGAAGCTTAAATGtgtattactaagtgaaaaaaagccagccTGAAAAAGCTGTATATAGTATGATTCCAACTCTATGAcatcctggaaaaggcaaaaccatgcAGACAGTAAAAAATGAGTGGTTGCCACGGGTTAAGGAGAGGCAGGGATGAATGCGTGGAACACAGGGAAACTATCCTGCGATAATATGAAGGTGGACACATGTCATTTGGTCAAAAGCATGGGGCTTACAACACAAAGAGAAGTGCAGTAATGTAAACTATgggtttagttaataataatatatcggccaggcgcagtggctcacgcctgtaatcctagcactttgggagacagaggtgggtggaaacacctgag
It encodes:
- the NAA10 gene encoding N-alpha-acetyltransferase 10 isoform X1 yields the protein MNIRNARPEDLMNMQHCNLLCLPENYQMKYYFYHGLSWPQLSYIAEDENGKIVGYVLAKMEEDPDDVPHGHITSLAVKRSHRRLGLAQKLMDQASRAMIENFNAKYVSLHVRKSNRAALHLYSNTLNFQISEVEPKYYADGEDAYAMKRDLTQMADELRRHLELKEKGRHVVLGAIENKVESKGNSPPSSGEACREEKGLAAEDSGGDSKDLSEVSETTESTDVKDSSEASDSAS